From a region of the Impatiens glandulifera chromosome 4, dImpGla2.1, whole genome shotgun sequence genome:
- the LOC124935240 gene encoding cucumisin-like, whose translation MKKWEDKKRRHLEFRGNRVVVKLLLHQERRFSKVHKGSLRRYEGPFLEKKRVGKLAYHSKLPSHLETSFRSTKRMRRGRRRNESKSSPKLIYSYKNNLYAFVALLTNDEVQKILLMKGVISVFPNKINHILTTRSWDFIGFPQTVKRQNMVESDIIIGVLDTGIWPESNSFIDEGFGPPPSKWKGSCEGLTNFTCNNKIIGARYYNKDKDFKKDDIESPRDTDGHGTHVASIIAGGLVSTSFYGLSNGTAHGGVPSCRIAVYKVCWSSGCLSSDIMTAFDDAINDGVDIISYSLGQDIVSNYFNNVLYIGSFHAMTKGILTTMAGGNDGPGMGTIGNISPWALTVASSRTNRKFITNLKLGDGTTLEGISVNTFDPKGFPPIVHAANVKRRGFWVSSFR comes from the exons atgaagaaatgggaggacaagaagagaagacacttaGAGTTCAGAGGAAACCGAGTGgtagtaaaacttctcctccatcaagagagacGATTTTCTAAAGTTCATAAGGGGTCTTTGAGGCGATACGAAggccctttcttagagaagaaacggGTTGGAAAGCTTGCATATCACTCAAAACTTCCGTCGCATTTGGAAACATCATTCAGATCTACAAAGAGGAtgcgacgaggacgtcgccggaatga aagcaAATCTTCGCCAAAACTTATTTACAGTtacaagaataatttatatgCATTTGTCGCTCTATTAACAAATGACGAAGTTCAAAAGATATTAT TAATGAAAGGAGTAATATCTGTCTTTCCTAATAAAATCAACCATATACTTACAACAAGATCTTGGGATTTTATTGGATTTCCTCAAACGGTTAAAAGACAAAACATGGTTGAAAGCGATATTATTATTGGAGTACTGGATACTGGAATATGGCCAGAATCGAATAGCTTTATAGATGAAGGGTTTGGACCACCCCCAAGTAAATGGAAGGGTTCTTGTGAAGGGCTAACTAATTTCACTTGCAATAA CAAAATAATCGGAGCAAGGTACTACAATAAAGATAAAGACTTCAAAAAAGATGATATTGAGTCTCCTAGAGACACAGATGGTCATGGAACTCATGTAGCATCAATTATAGCTGGTGGCCTTGTTAGTACAAGCTTCTATGGTCTTTCTAACGGTACAGCTCATGGAGGAGTCCCTTCTTGTCGAATCGCGGTATATAAAGTATGTTGGTCATCCGGTTGCTTATCGAGCGACATCATGACAGCATTTGATGATGCCATCAACGACGGGGTTGACATAATATCATATTCTCTCGGACAAGACATTGTTAGcaactattttaataatgtattatatattgGATCTTTTCACGCAATGACTAAAGGAATTTTAACTACAATGGCTGGCGGAAACGATGGTCCGGGAATGGGAACTATAGGTAATATTTCTCCATGGGCACTTACAGTTGCATCAAGCAGGACTAATCGTAAATTTATTACCAATCTGAAGTTGGGTGATGGTACAACATTAGAG GGAATTTCAGTGAACACTTTTGATCCTAAAGGTTTCCCTCCTATCGTGCATGCTGCTAATGTGAAAAGGAGAGGCTTCTGGGTTTCTAGTTTTAG ATAA
- the LOC124935239 gene encoding subtilisin-like protease SBT4.4, whose translation MVAVRSEDNVADIFTKALPKALLAGAVGMVLIRENISSITANIYSLPTTLVGGEDGRQILNYINRTRNATANIMKSYEIVDEFAPYISPDSSRGPNTLTFGILKSDLSAPGDNILAAWTLANSPTNLKIDRRRVPYSIQSGTSMACPHVSAAAAYVKSFNPSWSPSAIKSALMTTAFTMSAMKTLEKEFGYGAGLINPIAAIDPGLV comes from the exons ATGGTTGCAGTAAGGAGTGAAGATAATGttgctgatatcttcacaaaagcaCTTCCTAAAG CTCTTTTGGCTGGAGCAGTTGGTATGGTATTGATCCGAGAAAATATATCTTCAATAACTGCTAATATTTATTCCCTTCCTACAACTTTGGTTGGCGGTGAGGATGGAAGACAAATCTTGAACTATATTAATAGAACAAG AAATGCAACTGCAAACATAATGAAGAGCTATGAAATTGTTGATGAGTTTGCACCATATATTTCACCTGACTCGTCTAGGGGACCAAATACTTTAACATTTGGCATCCTCAAG TCGGATTTGTCTGCACCTGGTGATAATATATTGGCAGCGTGGACACTTGCGAATTCTCCTACGAATCTAAAAATTGATAGAAGAAGAGTTCCTTATTCAATCCAATCGGGCACATCAATGGCATGCCCACATGTTAGTGCCGCGGCTGCATATGTCAAATCTTTTAATCCATCGTGGTCTCCATCAGCTATAAAATCGGCTCTTATGACAACTG CATTCACCATGAGTGCAATGAAAACTCTAGAAAAAGAATTTGGTTATGGAGCAGGACTCATAAATCCTATAGCGGCGATCGATCCTGGACTTGTATAA